Sequence from the Fragaria vesca subsp. vesca linkage group LG4, FraVesHawaii_1.0, whole genome shotgun sequence genome:
TTTGGTCTTCGAGGAGAAGAAGAAGAAGAAGAAGACCGGTTTTGACGGAAATGCGAGTAAGGCGGGCGGAGTTCACGCGCTTCACGAGGCCGCCGTGGAGGCGTGGCGAGCTGGGAAGAAGCTCTGGGCAGAGATAGAGTCCGGAAAAGTTGAGCTAGACAACAACAACAAGTACGAGAACCGGTCCGACCCGTGCCCGCATTCGTTTTCGGTGTCCGGGTCCGAGTTTCGCGCCCGGAACCGGGTGATGGTGATCCCGTGTGGACTGACGCTGTGGTCGCATGTGACGGTGGTGGGGACGCCGCGGTGGGCCCACCCGGAATATGATCCGAAGATTGCGGTGTTGAAGGAGGGAGCTGGGGCGTTGATGGTGTCGCAGTTTATGATGGAGCTGCAGGGCTTGAAGAATGTGGAAGGGGAGGACCCGCCGCGAATATTGCATTTCAATCCGAGATTGAAGGGGGATTGGAGTAACAAGCCGGTCATCGAACAGAACACTTGTTACCGCATGCAATGGGGGTTGTCGCTTCGCTGCGAGGGCTGGCGGTCCCGGGCTGATGAAGAAACCGGTAGGTTTAGGTTGGTAGACGTTTTGTTTTTCCCTTTTGTTTTTGACATTTTTGATAGGGAAGGTTTGGAAGGTTGTACATTGGTTTTGTGAGGAGTGTTAGGTACATAGGTTGTTAGTGTCACACTTTTGCTGATGCTGTGATTTTTAATATTATTATTTTTTGGTTAATGTAGTTGATGGACAAGTGAAATGTGAGAAGTGGATTCGTGACGATGACGATCAGTCTGAAGAATCGAAGGCCATATGGTGGTTGAACAGGCTGATAGGAAGAACAAAGAAGGCGACTGTAGACTGGCCGTACCCTTTTGTTGAGGGCAGGATGTTTGTTCTCACCTTGAGTGCCGGTTTGGAAGGTTACCATATCAGCGTTGATGGTAGACATGTCACTTCCTTCCCTTATCGCACGGTGAGTAGCGTTCTTGTATTGTGATGCATTGTGATCAAATGCAGGATATGTTACAAATTTGTTTGCATCGTTGACAGGGATTTGTTCTGGAGGATGCCACTGGACTGTATGTAAATGGAGATGTTGATGTGCACTCTGTCTTTGCTGCCTCCTTACCTACATCACATCCTAGTTTCGCTCCACAGATGCATCTTGAGATGGTTACTAAATGGAAAGCTCCACCTCTTCCCTATGGGCGTGTGGAGTTGTTCCTTGGCATTCTTTCGGCTGGCAACCATTTTGCTGAGCGGATGGCTGTGAGGAAGTCTTGGATGCAGCATAAGTTAGTCAAGTCTTCACGAGTTGTTGCACGTTTTTTTGTAGCATTGGTAAGAGTGATCGCAGAATGCATCTATTGCTTTATGATACAAGCCTTTAGGTTTATATTATACCTACTTATGTATTAGTTCTATGTCAAAGATGTCACAGCTTTTGGATTTACATTTTGACAGCATGGTAGAAAGGAAGTAAACGTGGAGCTAATGAAAGAAGTAGAGTATTTTGGTGACATTGTTATAGTTCCTTACATGGATAACTATGATCTTGTAGTACTGAAGACTATAGCAATTTGTGAATATGGGGTAAGTTTTAGGTAAAAACTTCAGTCAGCTGTTTGTGGTTTCCTTACAGAAAATACTTAATCTCAATTTATATGGTGCTTTACAGGTTCGAACAGCGCCTGCAAAGTATATCATGAAATGCGATGATGACACCTTTGTCCGGGTGGATGCTGTGCTCAAGGAAGCACGAAAAGCGCGTAAACATAGAAGCCTATATATAGGAAATTTGAACTACCACCACAAGCCTCTTCGTTTTGGTAAATGGGCAGTGACATATGAGGTATGAATTATTCTGCTCTTATCCATGAACTTGATGTGCAACTTATACAGTTTATATAAGGGTCCTCTCCAATTAGTTAGAAATTCTGGTTTTTGACGCTCTAATTGTCCTTTATATTCTGAGCAGAGAACCTCAGTTGTTGTGACTAACTTTTTCTGTTCTTATTATAAAGGACAACTATACAAACTGAGATGTTTATTAGTTTCTCTTCTCATGCTTAGTTTGGATTGATTTTATGTGTCACATGTTAGTATGCTTTCTTATAACTTATAAATTCCTCTTAGTTAAGTGAGTGGCTTTGATTAGACTTATTCGAGTATTATTCTTCACTTCAAAAGTTCCAGAAATCTAGCACCACAATTTTTTGGAAAAAAAAAAAATGAACGAATTGGTATTACTTCTGAGAATGCCCTTCCTGAGGATTTTAGAAATTTGACATCCATATATTTTCATCAAACTCTCTAGCTTTCTCTTTGAATACTTCACTTGGATATCTTATCTACCTGATTACCATTGGCTATTGCATGGAACATTGTATGTAACTAGTTTTGAAATTGGTAGGATAGTAAAGTATTTAGCTCCTGCCAATTTGTATAGAATTAATATATTTGTGTCATGAACGATCTCTCATCTTTATGTTCTTCCTTGGCGAGCTCCAGGAATGGCCAGAAGAAGATTATCCAACCTATGCAAATGGTCCAGGATACATTATCTCCTCCGATGTAGCAAAATTCATCCTATCTGAGTTTGAAAAGAACAAGTTGCGAGTATGTTATATTGATTACTATCTATTATTTTGAAGACAGTTGAAGGTCAGGGCTTTGCTTATTTATGTATGAAACTAATGTCCAAAACTTGTGCAGTTGTTCAAGATGGAAGATGTGAGCATGGGAATGTGGGTGGAGCAGTTCAACAATTCTAGACCAGTGAAGTATGTGCACAGTTTGAAGTTCTGCCAACATGGGTGCATTGAAGACTATTACACTGCACACTACCAATCCCCAAGGCAGATGATATGCATGTGGGGAAAATTGCAGGACGGGAAACCCCAATGCTGCAATATGAGATGACCATGGTACAATAGAAATTTTCTTTATCCTTATAATACAGTGAATTGGAGAAAGTATACACAGAGAAAACAAGTTTTGCAGTCAATACTAGAATAGCTCTGTAAATATTCATTGCGGGTTAGTTATTTACAGCGAAGCTGCTGAGCCCTTTTCGGAATCCCTTCAATTTGTGCATCTTCTCACTCCCTAATGTGATCATCTTCGTAAGAAAGCTGATTATAAACAGCGAGGTTTGGTCTTTCTCGTTTTCTGGGTTTAGGATTCAGTCCTTGTATCTTAACGACAGATACAGGAGAGCCCTTTTCACAAGAGAAAAGGAGCTTTGGAGTATGTTAATTGTACAGCAAGTTACCAAGGATCTTCTTTAGTACCGGATTTACTGCTCTGCTCCTCTAGAATGTTACACACTTAAAACTGTTAAACATGAGCCTTCTATATTGCACTGTGGACTGTGGAGCGTACCATAAAGCGTTCGGAGATAAAGATGGAACATTCAGAACAAACAAAAAGCCATCGTTCTTAGTGGGTAATAGTGCAGCTATAAAGAAGGAACCCAATTCCCATAATCTTCTCTTTTATTTATGCGAACGTCATTCCCTATCGCTTTAAAGTTGTACCAACTCAATCCCTGGGTTATTTTAGGTTCAAGATAGTATATGCTCGACGGTAGTGCTTTCAGACTGTCACTGCCCGTGAACCCACCGGGCCGAAGAGAACATTGAACATAATTATAAGCCTTTATACACACATTGTGGACATCTAATATACTTATTACATGAGAACAAGGGAAAAAAAGGAAGTCGAATCTCAGCATTGCATTTCATTAACAATCTACTGATCTACAAGAGTACTGAAACCAATAGCCATGCCAAACAATAGAGCCAGATCCCTGCAAGAACAGCAAGACAACATGAGCAATCAAATTAGAGAAACAATTTAAATCAAAGAAGGGTAGAAAGTGAAGTATATGCTAGATATATATTTACCTGCAGAGTGCCAAGATGGAATAAGCCTCGAGCCATAACTATAGGACGATCCAAAGTAGCAATCGTTTGTAGTGTTCAAACCATTCGGACAGTTACAGAT
This genomic interval carries:
- the LOC101313015 gene encoding probable beta-1,3-galactosyltransferase 19-like, with amino-acid sequence MKRRKFDPVSLSHTRLRLLQMLMATLLVYFLITSFDTHWDSGDENDAPFELLSDTSLPTQGPLRDSPRIMRESKRVSGLVFEEKKKKKKTGFDGNASKAGGVHALHEAAVEAWRAGKKLWAEIESGKVELDNNNKYENRSDPCPHSFSVSGSEFRARNRVMVIPCGLTLWSHVTVVGTPRWAHPEYDPKIAVLKEGAGALMVSQFMMELQGLKNVEGEDPPRILHFNPRLKGDWSNKPVIEQNTCYRMQWGLSLRCEGWRSRADEETVDGQVKCEKWIRDDDDQSEESKAIWWLNRLIGRTKKATVDWPYPFVEGRMFVLTLSAGLEGYHISVDGRHVTSFPYRTGFVLEDATGLYVNGDVDVHSVFAASLPTSHPSFAPQMHLEMVTKWKAPPLPYGRVELFLGILSAGNHFAERMAVRKSWMQHKLVKSSRVVARFFVALHGRKEVNVELMKEVEYFGDIVIVPYMDNYDLVVLKTIAICEYGVRTAPAKYIMKCDDDTFVRVDAVLKEARKARKHRSLYIGNLNYHHKPLRFGKWAVTYEEWPEEDYPTYANGPGYIISSDVAKFILSEFEKNKLRLFKMEDVSMGMWVEQFNNSRPVKYVHSLKFCQHGCIEDYYTAHYQSPRQMICMWGKLQDGKPQCCNMR